Proteins co-encoded in one Ictalurus furcatus strain D&B chromosome 9, Billie_1.0, whole genome shotgun sequence genomic window:
- the tfb2m gene encoding dimethyladenosine transferase 2, mitochondrial, protein MSVCGRTRVLLRCVQVLLGPPHVSGQRALSSSACGFSVGEWRRTSVDGCRVEQVSHFSGRTCRNLSAAAANFQNQLRPLSRYDPLDLGEVEENTRKALTCKHLRRFIVDPELARVVTEHLTPDIDEGKAVIFECNPGPGVLTRTLLNCGAHRVVALESDKSFLPELQELECKLDGQLQVIHCDFFKLDPIGQGSMKPPAMFSEKLFTDLRISEVPWTADVPVKVVGILSQRNERNMLWKLVYALYERLSVFRYGRVELIMFISEREYTKLAARPGDYRNYQALSALWQMACDIELLHQEPWSSFVTASKHGGPAIPKSTHVPNDHLCLVRITPREDLFSSSITPFNSSTLVMMVKQCLTKRRCRLIDKLNSWSAGSGTDLLLQMGLFEDVMTGQISPREYKRLFELMEKSEEFTQSWLYNEILENTKNTGCG, encoded by the exons ATGTCCGTGTGTGGTAGGACCAGGGTTCTCCTGCGATGTGTGCAGGTTCTCTTAGGCCCGCCCCACGTGTCAGGTCAGCGTGCTCTCTCCTCCTCAGCATGTGGGTTCTCGGTGGGCGAGTGGAGGAGAACCTCAGTGGACGGGTGCAGGGTGGAGCAGGTGTCTCACTTCTCGGGAAGAACGTGCAGGAACCTCTCCGCTGCCGCCGCCAACTTCCAGAATCAACTCCGCCCCCTAAGCCGCTATGACCCGCTGGACCTGGGTGAGGTGGAGGAGAACACACGCAAGGCCCTCACCTGCAAACACCTGAGACGCTTCATCGTCGACCCTGAGCTCGCACGCGTGGTCACCGAGCACCTCACACCCGACATCGACGAGGGCAAGGCCGTCATATTCGAGTGCaacccag gaccGGGTGTGTTAACTCGCACACTTCTGAACTGTGGAGCTCACAGAGTGGTGGCGCTGGAGAGCGATAAATCCTTCCTCCCTGAGCTGCAG gagttGGAGTGTAAGCTGGATGGACAGTTGCAGGTGATCCACTGTGATTTCTTTAAGCTGGACCCGATTGGTCAGGGCAGCATGAAGCCTCCAGCCATGTTCTCCGAGAAACTCTTTACTGATCTCAGGATCTCTGAGGTGCCGTGgacagcag acgtGCCGGTGAAGGTGGTGGGGATTTTGTCACAGAGGAACGAGAGGAACATGTTGTGGAAGCTGGTTTATGCTCTGTATGAGCGTCTGTCTGTGTTCCGCTACGGCCGAGTGGAGCTCATCATGTTcatcagtgagagagagtacacc aagtTGGCAGCGAGACCTGGAGATTACAGGAACTATCAGGCTCTGAGTGCTCTGTGGCAGATGGCGTGTGATATTGAGCTGCTGCACCAG gAACCATGGTCGTCTTTTGTTACAGCGTCGAAGCACGGAGGTCCAGCGATCCCTAAGAGCACT catGTTCCTAATGATCACCTGTGCTTGGTGAGGATCACTCCTCGTGAGGATTTGTTCTCCTCCTCAATCACTCCCTTTAACAGCAGCACGTTGGTGATGATGGTCAAACAGTGTCTAACTAAACGCCGCTGCAGGCTCATCGACAAGCTTAA TTCGTGGAGCGCGGGCAGCGGCACAGACCTTCTGCTGCAGATGGGACTGTTTGAGGACGTGATGACGGGACAGATTTCCCCGAGGGAGTACAAACGTCTGTTTGAGCTGATGGAGAAATCAGAGGAGTTCACACAGAGCTGGCTTTACAACGAGATCCTGGAGAACACCAAAAACACGGGCTGTGGATAA